A region from the Lycium barbarum isolate Lr01 chromosome 8, ASM1917538v2, whole genome shotgun sequence genome encodes:
- the LOC132608169 gene encoding wall-associated receptor kinase 5-like — protein MNAFTQSQPPCGSMSILTQSQRHSGVMRKPLDLNLCSDSTYGDKGIGAVGFMSLVIGIIWLYFRIKKRKLTEVREKFFQLNGGLLLKHKIYSNNGGVEATKIFTAEELKKATNNYAKDRILGRGGHAIVYRGVLRDNRIVAIKKSRIVDESQIEQFINEVLILTQINHRNVVRLFGCCLEDEVPLLVYEYISEGTLYEHLHNQRGTGWLNWQNRLRIAIETATTLAYLHSFASMPIIHRDVKSANILLDNSYTAKVADFGASRLIPLDQTHVATLVQGTFGYLDPEYFSTSQLTEKSDVYSFGVVLAELLTGLKPVSGDRNEEDKNLADYFVSSVNKNSLFHIIDRRILREGSLEQLQKMAALVKNCLELHREDRPTMKEVAIELEGLRKLTGMSWPNQQGQEKNEDESSDLYTVATSSNANTTNFSEEYISASSRMLYPTDNDM, from the exons ATGAATGCATTCACTCAATCTCAACCCCCTTGTGGTTCCATGAGTATTCTCACTCAATCTCAACGCCACAGTGGTGTCATGAGGAAGCCACTCGATCTCAACCTATGCTCTGACAGCACTTACGGGGACAAGG GTATAGGAGCTGTTGGCTTTATGTCCCTAGTGATTGGAATAATTTGGCTCTATTTCAGAATCAAGAAAAGGAAATTGACTGAAGTTAGGGAGAAATTCTTCCAACTAAATGGTGGTTTATTATTAAAACACAAGATCTACTCTAACAATGGTGGTGTGGAAGCAACAAAAATTTTTACAGCTGAGGAGCTCAAGAAAGCTACAAACAATTATGCTAAAGACAGAATTCTTGGCCGTGGTGGCCATGCGATTGTATATAGAGGTGTGCTACGTGATAACCGCATAGTTGctattaaaaaatctagaattgTGGATGAGAGTCAAATTGAGCAGTTTATTAATGAGGTGCTTATTCTGACTCAAATCAACCATCGAAACGTGGTGAGGCTTTTTGGGTGTTGTTTGGAAGATGAAGTTCCTTTATTGGTTTATGAGTACATCTCTGAAGGAACTCTATATGAGCACCTTCACAACCAACGTGGCACGGGTTGGTTAAATTGGCAAAATCGTTTGAGAATTGCCATAGAGACAGCCACTACACTTGCTTACCTTCATTCATTTGCGTCCATGCCTATAATTCACCGAGACGTCAAGTCTGCCAACATATTGTTAGATAATTCTTACACAGCTAAAGTGGCCGATTTTGGAGCTTCAAGGCTCATCCCTCTAGATCAAACACATGTGGCTACATTAGTTCAAGGTACATTTGGGTACTTGGATCCTGAATATTTTAGCACAAGTCAATTGACAGAAAAAAGCGATGTTTACAGCTTTGGAGTAGTTCTGGCAGAACTTCTAACGGGGTTAAAACCTGTTTCTGGTGATAGAAACGAAGAGGACAAGAATTTAGCTGATTATTTTGTCTCATCCGTGAATAAGAATAGCTTGTTTCACATTATTGATCGCCGCATTTTGCGGGAAGGGAGTCTTGAGCAACTCCAAAAAATGGCTGCACTGGTGAAGAACTGTCTTGAATTGCACAGGGAAGATAGGCCTACAATGAAGGAAGTGGCTATTGAACTCGAAGGTTTGAGGAAGTTAACTGGAATGTCTTGGCCTAATCAACAGGGACAGGAAAAGAATGAAGATGAATCATCAGATCTCTACACCGTTGCAACTAGCTCCAATGCGAATACCACCAATTTCTCAGAAGAATACATTTCGGCTAGTTCCCGTATGCTCTATCCTACAGATAATGACATGTAA